ATAAAATCATTAACGAATgcggaaattcaaaattacaaagTATAGCATGTCCTTGATAAAATCTGtgggttttggggtttttttttttaatttataagatCATTTTCCCCCTAACTGCTGTTTTTGGTGGCGACTACTGTAGTTATTTGCTAGCAGTAGTTTTATGCTAAACACGCCACGCAGTGCTTTGGGACTGCTTTCTTTGGTACACCTCAGCATGTTTCTAACCCCACAGTAACAACAGAAACCTAACGTCTAAAGATAACGTATATTTGCTTTACCAGGAACACAGTTTGAAAGGCAAATTCAGAAACCAATAAACCATTGTTATTGCGCAAAGGTACACATCAATTCGATATTTCACTACACTTATGAATTCCAGTCTGGTCTTTGCACACCGCGCTGGTCTAACTTTGTTCTTTGGTTCTTTTTTATGCAAGAAAAcgaaaataagaataaaagcacGTTTGTTTGAACAGTGATCAATATTACCAAATTGTTAAGAAATAGTTGACACTGTGTCGATACGTTTGCACGCAAAGTATAAATCAGTCAAATATCTAgggcaatatatatatatatatatatatacatgtatataaaaaatccaaaaatgaGTAAATTTAATCCacacaagtatatatatatatatatatatatatatatatatatatatatatatatatatatatatatatatatatatatatatatatatatatattgcttttttgtaattacaaaaCTATCATTTGACTTTTCACACACACATAGAGTCACCAAAGCGGACGCATTCACGCTCGCAGAATTATCTTCTCTTCACACCTAGGGATCGCCAGAGGGCGTCATTCAAATTCACGTCGATGTCATTCTCGTCAGATATTTgctaaaatcattgaaaacgattatgaatattaatttctatatctgaagaaaaaggaataaaattttAACCCCCAACCCTTCCCACtgaactatagtctgtcccaagagatatctacttttaatttaaaaaaaaaatgcaccccTGAAAGAATTGCAATtgaaaaacacatattcatttttcacttgtaaaagttcacaggaaagaaaacagatttccttTGGACGTTTATGAtgggaaatgttgacatcttttctcatTCTGAAGTCGCTCGGAATACTTCACATAATTGTTCAACGTTACCATCCGGGTACTTTCATGCCTATTGCAATGCAAAATTCTCATAGTTGTTTTATTTGTAGCCATGTATTGAAATCTGACAAGCTAGTGAGGGCATTTCAAGAAAGAAATCTTTGGCTtatttcatactattgaatgaacataatttgaaccctgaggtatttaaaACTAtggaataatttaagaaaatgtgttGCATAAATATCTTACGGTAGAGTTTAGTACcggtttttctattttttattgcccttttttgtataattttttcctttttttacacTCTTCCTTTCCTTGATCGTTTTGGTTGACTTTCACTTGTTCAGAAAGAACCACAGACACATGTAGAAGCTACTTCTCACCATATCCCTGTATAGTTCCGgatctttcaaaaaatagttATATGCGTAAGGATAAGATTGTAAAAGCAGGACATCACGCAAAGATGTTGTGagagtaaacaaaaaaaaaaacaagcacaGGGAACTATTCTATattctttaaacaattaaaattactAGTTTATTTCTTAAAGACATGTACTCCATGATAATGTCAATTGttgtattctctctctctctctctctctccctctctctctctctctctctctctctctctctctgttttacATAATTCATGAGGTTAAGAAGTAACACCtgtgattaaattttttatttttattttttttcacttatgtCATGCATGTACCTGCATGGGTCTCCCGTCACGCGCGGATCGGGGGGagatggggaggggggggggggagttggtCTATGTACTAACACATACAAATCATTGTATTGTGTTTGATTTTCACTCAAATATGTCAATTCCTTTAAAACACAAGACTTACAGTACTGTATTTTTGGCGCAAAAGTCGGTGAtgtgtaaataatatatatcacaATACAATTGACACGTGCACACGACCTTgctaaaattttattgaaagaaaatttaaagaacaCTAGATTAACATCACAAACTTTAAAGATGTCAAATCGTGTAACAATTCCTCACTATATTTTAGTTACAGAATAACCTTGTGAGAATTGAAGaaggaaaagaagaaaaaagggaaaaaactcGATGGCATTCTACACACCGAAAATCAAACGTCTCTTttatctactgtgtttttccattggATTATCATGCTACATTGTTATGAAATATTACAACGATAACGTCGAAATCACGTTCCACAACACCAAATCTCATCTCGCGTGTACTTTACCGGAAGGACTTAATCCATTCGACACCGCTGCCATGAAGTTTATATGGAGCGTCCCGCCGATCAAATGCGCGGATTGGCCCTCGCTCGTCTACGTCGATTCTCAGGGATTGttgcagaaaaataaaactgcCATGTTACATTACGCAGAAACCAGTAATTTAACGTGTACGTATCAAACTGTGATTCGCAAAAAGGGGGATATGGAGGTTTCGTTAGGACCAAGAGTGACGTTCACATCCGGGGTTTTagttccgtccgatttttttcacGTTGTGTGTGAAACTGCTGATGGTAAAGAAATATACAACAATATGCATCATAGTATTAATAACAAGAAAGTTTTAGAAAGTGGGAAACTAAAGGAAGCTGAAGGTGACCATTTTAACGTTTTCATTTACGGAATTGACGCTGTTTCGCGATTACATGCTGAGAGAAAATTGCAGAAAACAATGGAGTATCTAAAGAGTGAAATCGGTGCCTATGTGTTTGAGGGGTATACAAAAATTGGAGGGAACACTTTTCCTAATATAGCCCCACTTCTGACCGGGAAGGCTATTAGAGAGTTACCCAAAACAGATGGTTTTTTGGACGACTTTCCATTTCTTTGGAAAAACTTTTCAAACCTTGGCTACGCGACTTTCCATGGCGAGGATTGGCCGGAAATTTCCACATTTAACTCTAACCTTAAAGGCTTTTCGGAACAACCCGTGGACCATTACATCAGACCcttgtttttgtcttttgacAAAGTGTCGTTTTATAAGAATAAATTAGACCAAGCTCACATGTTTCTAGCCGACAAGGGCATTCGAATCAACAGTCACGGGGGTTTATGTTTCGGTAACAAGCCaaagtttaaaattatcattgattactataaacaatttattgaaCGTTATGGAGAGAAGTTAAAATTTGCGCTCAGTTGGAACAATGAACTGTGTCATGATTATCTGAATAATCTTGAGCTAGGAGACGAGGACATTTATCAGTTTGTTCGCTGGTTGCACAAAACGGGAAGACTTAACAATTCGGTCTTTATCTTTCTTAGCGATCACGGGTATCTAATGAATGAACTTCAAAATACGTTTGTCGGCCGGTTCGAGGCCCGTATGCCTCTGTTTGCTCTCTCAATCCCTCCTGGCATCAAAACAAGATACCCtcatttacataggaatttactACGGAATTCTAAACGTCTTATCACGGTTTATGACATTCACGAAATGTTAACGGAtattctacatgcaaatttttCACCGAAAAGAAATGAATTGTCAAATGTTCATCTTCGAGGAATAAGCTTATTCGATGAGATTCCTAAATCGAGATCCTGTAAAGATGCTGAAATTCCGGAACACTTCTGTCCTTGTTATTCGTCGGACACGGTGTCTCCGGAGGACGGCGAAGTTCAGAAGATTGCAACCCACGTCACTGCGAGATTAAACAAGAGGCTGCGTCATCTTCGATCGCGCTGCGCGGAATTAAAACTGCACAAAGTCAACAGTGCTTCCGTTGTTGACCCTAATCTAGTCCAAACACAGTCTAGATTCACTATACGCAATCTTATTCATCAATCCGATATCGGAAGTAGGCTTAAAAAAAGGTTCATTGTAACCATGACAACAATTCCGGGACATGCGCAGTTTGAATCGACTGTGGAGCTGGACAAGGTTGGTCAGATGACTATTTTAAATGACGTCATTGCGAGAACTAATAGGTACAAAAACCAATCAGCTTGTATATCAGAGAGATTATTGAAGcccttttgtttttgttctcgGCAAAATGAATAAGGTCAAATCAAGTTTGTTTACTGCATACAGAACaaaaataagagagagagagagagagagagagagagagagagagagagagagagagagagagagagagattggtgcattataataataattcatCGAAAGGTGCTTTGTTACCATAATGTCAATACAAGGTTGTTGGTGCTGTTgtcgggggtgggggggggggtcgtgtatgattatgcaattttttatttttgtttctaaatGACATGTTGATGCAGTTTTGTGGGGggttttctttactttattaGAATTATGTTcgataaatgtttataaatatgcaTGAGTGATGTCATGAGTTGGATGCACAAGCAATGcaagtttgttttcatttggtTTCAATCAATGCAGAGAACAATAAACAATgcaattttttgtgtttatatttGATCTCATATACTAGCTCATGTAAGTTGGCATATACCCTTGTATTTATactaaaatgtatttaaactaTTGTGATAAAatcttcatatatttttttgaaaatgtgtctttaatacaatcatgtatgtaaatgtatagtTATGGTATCTGTAAAGCGGGTCGATATTCTATGTCTTCATTAGGGAATCAATATGATTCGCGGTTTCTTATTTTCGTGGAGTTCCTGCCCGTCCGCCCtctttacaaacaaaaacacatCTTGAACAAATTACAATACAAAGTATGAATTCATCAGTGGCACAGGTTAATCCCCATAACAATGCTCTTTGGTGCCTGggacaatccacgaaaattggcgtTAGTGTACgaaattatataaaagaaaaaataattttgttatcaaAGCACGCTTTTGGTAACACATGTAGATGCATGCATAAGCTATGCTGTGATTTGTGAGATTTTCCATCACAGAGTTTTGACTGGGCCAATAGGAATAAGGCATGAATTATTATTCATGAGAATGAGAAAGTTACAATTAGTCGTCCCATGATTAAGCATTGTTAGAAATCAATCTAATACGGAATTTTTGGTGTAGCTTACATTTAATAGCCGGATttaggatttttaaattttcatttcccTAAGAATTACTGGTATGTAGCATGACGACATATGCcttacttatttttaaaatgaccagTTTATGAGTTAATAGCATGCTGTGTTTTTCCCCAGGGTTTTTAAGTAAATTAGAGCGCGAAACATTAACTGGTAAGATTGGAAACATACAGCTTACGTACATTTCACCTGtttcagtcaaaacatttgaaatgggcggggACAAATTGATACAGACGTCTGAGAAAGCGTAGGATTTGATACTTTTGTTATAGGAATTGTATTTTCATCCACTTAGCGTTTCTAACTTGCTATATTAAAGAGATCGAAAACCAATTGATTTGGTACCAGCAAAGCGAttgaataacattttatttcatcaataagtaTATAATCAGCAAATATGAGAAGACCCCGGGAGAGATTACAAGCAAGGCAAAACTTTGTCCGATGACGTCAGAGAATCAATCGTCACAAGTCTGAAATCAAGTGGGGCCATTGTTGAAACGGGGTTTATTCCCAAAGGAGAATAATTCAAATTCTTAATTGATAAATTAGAATTATACCaagataaaaaatttcttttgttcGCTAAGTTTATGTTTACGAATAGATATGCGCGTTCATTGGTTATCTAGCTACACACTAACAAAAAAATCACTTATATCGACTTGTTGAAGATTTCTGAAGTATGTgaatatttataacaaattccATTACTGATATTAAAACCAAGGAACATTagatacattaattttgtagtttttaaagttattttaactcaactttaataataataaatatacaaatgtattctAGTATAATAATAAGTGAAATATAATTATTCCCCAAGAACAGCTCTCAAGAAAATTATTGGTGTAGTACTATTACCTTTAGCTGGACGACCgaaagttttaagaaaattccTCAACATTGCACAACTAtctaatgttttcaaaaattatatcgGAATTTCTATTACTTTCATGTATTCGGTTCTTTATtacagtttcaatccaatgggttttttttaatgataatgacaatttctttattctctTAACTGCATAAATTACATTGTTGAGAGGGATCAAATgaacaataatacatatataatacattGCATGCATTGGAGAGTGACAATGCaaaactgtataaaaaaaaaaaaaaaaaaaaaaaaaaagttagttaGCAGTTAACATAGAGAACTAACTCTCTCAAATATATGTCTTCAGTATAGTTGTTGAAAGTAAACATTTGGTTGTGTGTTGAAATATGGAGGTATGTATAACTCTCTTATCTTTAATattcatatctttaaaattatgaaataaataatgaaattcatctcaTTACAGTtacatttattatactttcatgttaaatactgaaatctgattggttaattttaaaagacacagttgataatccgttctattataCCCTCAGCGTAAGCatcacacttggcaacgggtaacacaacgaattgttacatgcgcgtaaattatgggCGTACGGATCGCCATAGAATTCAGTTATTCCGTAAAGTTTTCTTtagaattaagacattcagtataataaaacaaatagtgcctgtttgggaggttaagagctgaaattgacatccctcgaaaaccattgtcaacctccgtgtcgcgtcggttgacaatagcTTTCTcaggtgtcaatttcaactcttaccgcCCCAAACAGgctctatttatataatggtacaTTATGTACTTATACGGTTTTCAGGAAGTATATAATACCATCTATCTCGTTTTATTGGCAATTTAGCAGTCAATTCAGACGCGTGAATTTGTCccccgcccatttcaaatgttttgactgtgaCAGGTGAAATACTGacgtaagctgtatatttccaatcttgccagttaatgttccgcAGTCTACCTGTATCTTGTAAAGTTTGCATCAAATCTTGGCCATAGAATTACAACTTAAGTTTATAAAAGAGATAAAATGCAATAACCTGCAATTCTTTTGATATcgaaaattataattaacttcTATAAAATGCGTGACCctccccaccccaccccatcCCCTCCCTCAAACCCCTTTAATTTGTTTCCAAAGTACGTTAAAATTACAACTTAGGACGGCTCATTTAGGACGAAAATTAGCATAATGTAGATTACATGTagtcataaaaaaaacattttgcttTTTACTCCATTAgctttgaattttattgattgccaagtttttcttttaactggaaaaaccagaaaaaaattccccgatcaaaaaattaataataaacgaGTGTCTTTTATGCAATTCagtatatcaattattttttctattaaaaaagggACAGGGAATTTAATAAATTGGTAGGGGCTGTCATACCTTATATGTTTACCGTGATTATGTAAGAGGAGCCTTAATACACCTGACATACTTAATCCAAGTATTTTCCCACGTTGGCGTATAATAAGACAGAGAGAGGCCATATTGTCTGGTTTGAaagccagagagagagagagggggggggcgCAGGGGTCTATTTACTCCTGATATATAACATGCACCTGTTCTTTTCTATCCTACTATTCTAACAAGGCTATACATCTAAATAATTCGGTGATGTCTActtgtgaagaagaaaattattactaaaatttattccacaggcacgtagcatcgtttttgaaagtgtgtgtgtgtgggggggggggggggggggaagcagactcatccaaaatatcttgacatggaaatagaaaaaaaaagcaacTTCCTAattcatgaaaatcctaatccgggggggtgGGGGGATGGGGAGGAGGGTGGCGTGTTCATTTTCTTGTCTTTACTTTTCAGTTTTTAACTTGGtttcaaaaaagtggggggggggtggcaacTCCTTGATAAatcacttttttcttttttatatgtgaATTCGAGAAATATCTTTGCTGCGATAAAAAGGGGGGAGGGGCAAGCCccgtctgcccccccccctccccctcccgatgctatgtgcctgttCCAAGAGGGGGTTCGAACACCATCCTATATAGATCGGCGCATGAATCTATTAATATCCCACTTACagagaaaacaaaagaaaggagACCATGGCATTAGACTCCCTATGTAAGGAACAATATTCTATCGAGAATAAGGTACCACGAAGCGAAATCTGGTACCCATTTATACAGCAGTTTGACTGAAGTGCCTTGTCCAGTGAAACAACGTACAAACAGCTGGTGCCAACGGCAGAATTCAAATTTCAACCATGCAGCAACCATTTGCTTACACTGACCAAATGATGAGGTTTGTAACTGACGATAGATATAGGCTGATATACACAATCTCCAAAGATGTTATTGCCTTTGAACAgaaagaaccattttaacaagaccttggactttcggtgggATGtaactatttcttgcatcaaaacaagtgtaaaatgacgctggtttcaagtgaaatatacacagattgcatGTTCTTGGcgcaaaagccagacaaatcgtgttgatttcaaagaaccttggctgagtggccagcaaagAAATAGACAGTCCTACGTCACAATGCTATTTGAcaaaactacccaaagtccaagctcttgttaaaatggttctaattataCACCAAGACTTGTATTTCACTAAATTTCTACAGCTcaatatacttttttataacttctctgtttgtttaaataagtgattttgtccacacccccgccccccccccccccaaaaatgcAATAGAGCAAATGTTACGTCAAATATGACGTCAGATACTTTGCATCACTGTAAGATCCACGTATATACGTCACAAGTCCGTAAAGATAACCAGTATAAATTTTTAGAGGATTCGATGATCGTGGCTATATTTAgactgttttgattttttgatcTCCTGAAGTAAAAGATCTCTATacaaaaataatggaaaatactcaaatttataaagataaaatgtatggattttttctttactaaatgatagCTTATAGCTAAATAaatcatatctttaaaaaacaaatgcgtacgtagatctgatggttaatttgttgactatcAAGCC
The window above is part of the Magallana gigas chromosome 10, xbMagGiga1.1, whole genome shotgun sequence genome. Proteins encoded here:
- the LOC105337292 gene encoding uncharacterized protein, which produces MAFYTPKIKRLFYLLCFSIGLSCYIVMKYYNDNVEITFHNTKSHLACTLPEGLNPFDTAAMKFIWSVPPIKCADWPSLVYVDSQGLLQKNKTAMLHYAETSNLTCTYQTVIRKKGDMEVSLGPRVTFTSGVLVPSDFFHVVCETADGKEIYNNMHHSINNKKVLESGKLKEAEGDHFNVFIYGIDAVSRLHAERKLQKTMEYLKSEIGAYVFEGYTKIGGNTFPNIAPLLTGKAIRELPKTDGFLDDFPFLWKNFSNLGYATFHGEDWPEISTFNSNLKGFSEQPVDHYIRPLFLSFDKVSFYKNKLDQAHMFLADKGIRINSHGGLCFGNKPKFKIIIDYYKQFIERYGEKLKFALSWNNELCHDYLNNLELGDEDIYQFVRWLHKTGRLNNSVFIFLSDHGYLMNELQNTFVGRFEARMPLFALSIPPGIKTRYPHLHRNLLRNSKRLITVYDIHEMLTDILHANFSPKRNELSNVHLRGISLFDEIPKSRSCKDAEIPEHFCPCYSSDTVSPEDGEVQKIATHVTARLNKRLRHLRSRCAELKLHKVNSASVVDPNLVQTQSRFTIRNLIHQSDIGSRLKKRFIVTMTTIPGHAQFESTVELDKVGQMTILNDVIARTNRYKNQSACISERLLKPFCFCSRQNE